The sequence below is a genomic window from Gossypium hirsutum isolate 1008001.06 chromosome A11, Gossypium_hirsutum_v2.1, whole genome shotgun sequence.
CCTCTGTATATAAAATCTCATACTCGGGTTCTGTTGAACTAAGAGAAAggtaacataaaaaaaattccagaatctcttatgtttttcaaaaaagaaatgtTTTATGAACTTGTTTCCAGCTTAACCATACCATTTTTCAATGAGAAGGTAGCAAATAGTGATTAGTGACCTATGTGGTACTTCATGCTAGCATGGACCAGATTGAACTGTTATGATTTGAAAGCATTAGAACAAGTACTACAATGATTAATTGATTAAAGTTTTCAAGGTTATcataaaaagccaaaaaaaaaaaaaagaagtaatgaATCCTAGGCTTTTGGTATTTCAAAGGGTTTCTATGGAAGCTACTGAAGATTCAGAAGTTGcccttaatttcaatttaacatCATCCAAAAGTGAACTTAGCCTCTCTCAAATCTCCATTTCCGCAATCTGTTCCCATACCAACACtgcataatttatattttctaaatttgcAAGATTAGATCGTTATTGAATTCAATATCACGATCAAGGCGATGCATCAAACAACTTGAACAAGGCCAAAAAGCAGAGATGTAGTTGTCTCAGCTAACAGTAATAGTTCATTAGGCAGAAGCAAGACCACACAATCACAAGGCCCCAAAAGAGAGTAACAATATCAGCCATTTTCAATGAATCaccattattgaaatgaattatttcaTCCAAACTGTATGCAAATGTGAACCATAACAATGAAAATGGAAAATAGTATCACTAAAACAATTGGTAATAATGAGTAAAAAGAACTTGTATAGTATATAAACGCAAAACTAACCCAATTCATCCAATTCAATAACCAAAGGCTCCACACCAAGTTTCTTGAACAAAGATTTCACCTCAGACGAAAACCTAAAAATAAtgggaaaaaaaggaaaaaaaacatataaatctcTATAAAAAATCACGAAAAacactaatattttttttaatgaaaagttGGAGAAAGAGGAGATTTGGACCCACGGGCACCAACTCTTGGAGTAAACAACAACTGGGTTATCAGCCACGGTCTTCGTAACACTATCATCCTGCAGGGAACCAAAAGAGGAAGCCATGCCTCGAATCGACATGGGTTTTGTTAGGTTCCTTGACCCATTGTTGACCAAGCTCCAGTAGGTTGATGTGGAGGCTTTGTTTCTTTGAATATGAAGGAATTTGTTGCATGGAAGCTGAGAGAAAAACCCAGGTCGGTTTAGAGGAAAAAAGCTCAGTTTCGCCATATGGGATGCAACTGCCATTGTTTGAgttttccttcaaaatttttctcctctttttgtctCCAATCTCCTCTTTCAGAAGCGATAttcgaaattttcttttattagtattattattattattattattgttgtttcaGGCTGCTCTTTATCGGATATGTTTATACAAGTGGGCTGGGTTTTGGTTGTTTGCTTGCAAATTGAAAACCTGACTGACCCAAAACTGTGGGGTTTGAATTCTTCGATTGGTTCAAATATAatagtttttcatttttctcCTCAAAATCTTACTGCAAATTTGGGAATAACATATCAGCATAGTGAAAGGACTTTAATCAAAATACACCGAAAAAAACCAGTCCTAGCTTCTAAGAGGTTGCTGCTGGTGCAATGATTTTCTCCCTCCGGGACTTGAAAAAAGTCAACATTTTGTGACGGTCGGGAAGGTTGTCCTTGATCAACGGCAGTTGCTTAAACCTTTCAGCCCATGCCTGCAATCGAGGGAAGCTTTGAGGTCCCAGCAGTTCAACCCCAGCTGCTTCGGCCAACACATCCAACCAACACGCTATCCATCCATAGGCTATATCGGTTAATCCAAGCTCTTCACCCCCAAAAAACTCTTTATCTCCAAGCCCATTCTCTTCTATAGTTTTCAGCAGTTCCTCAGCTTCTTTTGTGCCCTTCACTTGCTCTTCTCCCACAGTATGAAAGAATTTGTAAAATATAGGTGCCTTATCTTCTCCAAACTTGATCCAGAAGCGAGCCACGCTCCTTTCATGAGGATCTAGAGGGAGCAAAGGGTTTTGAGGCCATGTGTCTTCTATGTATTCAAGGATAACAATGGATTCTGGTACTGGTTTTCCAGCATGAACCAGCACCGGGATTTGCTTGTGGATTGGGTTACACCTAAGAAGCAACTCGCTCTTGTTGAAAAGATCCTCTTCTACGTACTCATACTTCACCCCTTTGTGTTTAAGAGCCCATAAAACTCTGTAACTAAAAGGACTAGCCCAGTTTCCTAGCAAATTCAGTTCTTCCATTTTTTTGACAAAACTTGAAGCTTCTGCAATTATGTTTTATATGGCAGAAAGTTTCTTGCACTACACGTTCTAGTCTCGATACCAAAGTCAGAATTTTGTGTGCGTGTGTTTTTTTTATTGTCGTCATTTAGACCAACTGTTCATATCTGGTTAGTTGCTTAACACAATATTGATTTTAGCCTCTTGTGAATGTTGAGAAATGGTCAATGATTTGCTCTTGGCTAATGATTTCTTTAATTTTCTCCACTGCAGGTCCAAAGACTCCCAAGTTTTAGCTTTGGAAATTTGTGATAGATCAAAGCAATATGAAGCCAATGAGAAGCATCCCAGATCTCACATCTTTCTCTATGTTCACTAAAatgaatattttcttttaagCCCAAAATTAATTTCCCTCATATCTTACACGTTATAAACTATTCCGCTGCCTGTTTCTTTGTAAGAgaatcaaagagaaaaaaaaaaaaaaaaagctctctTTTATCTTACATATTTTCGTAAAACTACTTAGTATtctacttaaaataaataaataaatagtttcTACACATTAAAGCAAagaataaataattttcttactaaaattttatccatttttagtattaaaaatatttcatgagATACACTATGTATAATTAATTGGTAATTTCATCGTCACtcgaatttttaataataaaaaatgaataaaaaaatttaataaaatttaataaaaaaattagtttactCTTTAATATGTCGTACAAAAATcagtttacttatttttttaaatgcagGAGAGTACTATTTTTACCTagatatttactattttttggaATGCAAGGCATTCATGGacaaatcaaattaattttgaatagtttatgtatagtattaaaatatttgatataaCACAActtgaattgaaatataaaatttaaatttttatctaaatctatgtaaataattaatttatgccTATTTTTAAACCTggtcatatatttttaaaaaagattataaaaaatattttattttaaaattaataggtAAAAGTACATAGAGGTTTCTGTATAAGGATACAGATTGTATTTTActccctttactcaaaaaataagaaaattagtcATTGCACCTTAgttcaaagagtaaattaattatttctattaaaaattacatcTAGTTGTACAATTAAAAAATGTCGTGCTTGACAAAATAATCAAACAGTGACACGCCACATTTATGTCATGCCAATGGATAAaaactagtttttaatagtaaaaatgaataaaaacttTAATAGGAAGATGAAGCATTTCAAGACACTCAAACTCACGTTCTCATATATTAACAACAATATCCATATTAATTAAGTTAAGAGTTAATCGACTATTTTAATTGTAAATCTTAAATATAGACAATTCAATATATCTTTTTAAGATCattagtattttaattattatagaaatattttttatattatataaattatataatatataaaaataaaataatatgttatGGGAACTTAATAttagaagaaatttttgttgggAGGAATAGTTGAATCACTTTCAACAGATCTAAGAACAATTTTAAACCATATTAAGAGTCACTGAAATCATTTTAAAACCCAATTAAAGATATTTGAAATGGCCATGGACTTCCCTCAACATATTCCACAGTTAAACAACGTTTCCATTTTTTTCAAAGCAGGTGGTGGAAGGTAGGAACAACAAGACAAGAGAAATTAACGCAGGACAATATGATACaccgttgtaatttttttttctttttttttgggggggggtacAAATACTAAGCTTAAATCTAGAGATGAAAAGGAAGAAAGAACAATATAATGCACGAAAAAATGCTAAGAATTAAATGACTCAGTTAACTTCTGCAATCTCATCCAAGGCATAGTTGTTGGTTGATACATTGGCGTAATTAACTTTGTTGAATCGAACCACCACTGGATAGCGAGTCTTAGGGTCCTTCAACATCATATTCAAAGAAACAATCAGAAATGAATCCAACATGCTCCcgaattctagaaaaaataagaGAGACTGACCTGGTCGACTGTAACAACTGACCCAAAGCTGTTGTACCAGTAGGACTCTCTTCTAAGAATCTTAacctatacatatacatacatgatGTGAACAAAAATGCATTTCTCAGCTATAGATCAGACGGTTTTGTATGGCAATAAGTAAGCTAACCCTGGTTCCTCTTTTTGGTCCAATTGGTGGTGGCTTAGGTTTAGGGGCTTCACCGCCTTCTGATGGTGCAGTGGTGGTAGCTGGTGCTGGTGCAGCAGCCTCGTCAGCTGCCCTCGTCACCACAAGCCTGGAATTGTTGTTGTTCTTTGAAGGGAAAAACACGGTGGTGGTCTTAGAAGTGGAGCTTGAATTCGCTGCGACATTGGGTGTGAGCAAGAACCCTGAAGCAGCTGATGCCATGCTGGAGGTAGCCATGTATTCACTCTCTGTTGCAAATGGAAAAAGGGTTAAAGTTTAGTAGATGATTAgttcaagtgaaaaagaaaagaaagggatgATTGAATCGGATTGGATTGGATTGGATTTTCAATGTTTGCTCAAACAATTATCTCATCTTCAGAAAATTGACTCAATCTTTTCCTCCACTAAGGTTCTGCCACCTATGCACCATATCCTATTTCTTTGGATAATGTGATACAACAAGTATCATTACACAAAACAATAATACTgctaatataatgaaaatattagtgtatttttttaaaaatttacgagttttaaagaatttatatatatatttttaatactttaatagcacactatttttagaattaaataaattccattaataatgtatgaaataatttcTTATAATAATATAGTATCAAcatcttaaaaatttattatcacatgagaatttatataaaaatataaaatattttaatcaagatatatatatgtataagaatacaatattcaaatattaaattatggtgatatataatataatataatataatatatataaatacgattttagaaaattttttgaactgataaaaatatctaattatattattaaaatgataatctatttattagtattattatgtaCCTACAATGTAAAAcgtatgaattaaattaaaactttctttTTCCTTGTGAATTTTCACGGAAACAAAACATGTCTCTTTCCTTTCCAAGCCATTGTAGTAGAGGGTAAAATCTCATAAAACTTCATAACTTTGgtgaacatttttttttttgtttgtgtgTGTGTTTAAGTAATTGTTTATGGATTTCTAATGATTTTGTTACCTCTAAATCTTATACTCAAAAGATATGCAACATGTGGAGACATAAAGGGAGCgtggaggtttttttttttttcccgtaaaaaataaccaaaaagaaTATCACTTTTTTCTTGTCTTGAGTTGAGTAGCAGAAACAGAGAACCaaacaatgaaaaagaaaggaaactgaggtagaaaatgaaagaaactAAGTAGATTTCTGGTATTGAAGATTTGTTCTTGTTTCcattttttaatgaaacaatGTTGGAAGtagacaaataaaataaaataaaattgagccaTTTCCATTGTTATTAAAGAAGAACATGAAATCTCATTCAAGATGAAAATTAAGttttctaatttaaaataaaaaaggattgaaaaagttttatttaataatttccatcttaaaaaggaaaaattttatgaaaatccCTCTTCTTTAACGatgtagtttttttttcttgctCGTTACGTCACATGACATATTTTCATTAGAATTTAAcgtaattaaattaaagtaataaaatgtttTAAGGAAACAAATGTAGAGTAGAAACAccacaataacaaattaattaaaatataagggtAAATCTTGCGATCATCCCTGCATATTAAGATGGAAAGCTATAGTACAACTCAAAGTGCCCAAATTTAAGTCTTGACATTGATAATGTTATTCACCAACTAGTGATTGAAGCAAGTTTGAATCTTGGAACATAAGCGATACAACTTCAGTCTTACTATATTTCAACTATATCAGTTAGTTAGGGTATAAGAGGTTCTTTCATTAAGAATTTGGGGAATTTGGGAGGTTAGA
It includes:
- the LOC107923076 gene encoding photosystem I reaction center subunit IV B, chloroplastic; the encoded protein is MATSSMASAASGFLLTPNVAANSSSTSKTTTVFFPSKNNNNSRLVVTRAADEAAAPAPATTTAPSEGGEAPKPKPPPIGPKRGTRVKILRRESYWYNSFGSVVTVDQDPKTRYPVVVRFNKVNYANVSTNNYALDEIAEVN
- the LOC121209774 gene encoding probable glutathione S-transferase, translating into MEELNLLGNWASPFSYRVLWALKHKGVKYEYVEEDLFNKSELLLRCNPIHKQIPVLVHAGKPVPESIVILEYIEDTWPQNPLLPLDPHERSVARFWIKFGEDKAPIFYKFFHTVGEEQVKGTKEAEELLKTIEENGLGDKEFFGGEELGLTDIAYGWIACWLDVLAEAAGVELLGPQSFPRLQAWAERFKQLPLIKDNLPDRHKMLTFFKSRREKIIAPAATS
- the LOC107924743 gene encoding monothiol glutaredoxin-S10; translation: MAVASHMAKLSFFPLNRPGFFSQLPCNKFLHIQRNKASTSTYWSLVNNGSRNLTKPMSIRGMASSFGSLQDDSVTKTVADNPVVVYSKSWCPFSSEVKSLFKKLGVEPLVIELDELGPQGPQLQNVLEGLTGQRTVPNVFIGGKHIGGCTDTVELYHNGELESLLSDANAKRKEN